A region of the Thermoplasmata archaeon genome:
GTTTCTAGTGCTGGGTGCATTTTTAACAACATTATACACATTCAGAATGTTCTTTTTGGTGGCACTAGGCAAACCAAAAACCTATGCTGCAGAGCATGCAAAAGACCCACCATGGATAATGATCATACCGCTCGTGGTTTTAGCTGCATTGTCACTTGTTTTCGGAATCTGGCAAGATCCTTTTTATTCATATGTATCTGGCATACCATCCGATCATGTGAACCTACTGATAGAATATACTCCAACAATATTGATGTTTGCAGGATTAGGCATTGCGTATGTATTCTATGGCAACAGAAAGCTGGATGCCTCAAAAGTAGCTGCAGGAAGCGGTCCTTTTTACACACTTTTGAAATCTAAATATTATTTAGACTATATCTTCACAAACTTAATTGCTGAAAGGATAGTGGTGTTTGTTTCTATGATTACTTATTTGTTTGATAAGTATATAATTGACGGAATTGTAAATGGAGCTGCGAAACTTGTATATGTAACGGGAAGGATTTCGAGAAAATTGCAGACTGGAGTTATACAGAACTATACTGCATTTTTGATAATAGGTGCCATATTGTTATTAATAATACTTAGAATCTGGGGGGTATGGCTATGAGCTATCTGTTACTTATCCTTCTATTAATTCCCCTCATTACAAGCTTGATCCTGTTCTTTACCAGATCTAAATATTCCAAGTACATTGCAGTAGCGGGCACATTAGTAACTCTTGTATATTCAATCTATCTCTTTACACAGTTTTTATTTGTCTCTGGTTATCAGCTAGTTTTAAACATTTCGTTATCATCGCAGTATGGGATTAGCTTTTATCTGGGATTAGACGGTCTGAGTCTTCCACTTGTAATACTGACCTCAATAGTCCTTTTAATCGCAGTGTGGTATCAGAAACACACAGAGAGAGAAAATCTGTACTATGGATTGCTATTATTCCTGGAATTCGGATTGATGGGCGTGTTTATATCTCTGGATTTTTTCATATTTTACATATTCTGGGAGCTTGTATTGATTCCCGGCTACTTTTTGGTCGGAAGATGGGGCGGGTCGAGAAAAGATTATGTATCCATCAAGTTCCTGATATATACTCACGTGGGATCTCTGTTTATGTTACTTTCTATATTTACCTTATATTATTATAATGGAATACAGAATTATTTCACGTTCAGCATTCCTGTATTGTTGCAAAATATTGGCTCGCTGCACATCCCAACGCTTTGGAGCAGTTTTATAGTATTTGGATTCATGCTTGCGTTTCTCATAAAGCTACCAACCGTACCATTACATACATGGGCTCCTGACGCATATGTAGAAGCCCCTGATTCAGCAAGCATGATATTTTCAGGGGTAATGTCAAAGATGGGCGCTTACGGACTGTTCAGATTCATATTATCTTTTGCTCCGATAATGAACTCTACTGAATATTATATATTGTTAGGGCTTGGGATATTGAGCTTGCTCTATGCATCTCTCTCGGCACTAGCTCAAAAAGACCTGAAAAGACTGGTATCTTATGCGAGCATTGGCCATATGTCTTTTATTACCATTGCGGTTGCAATAGGCATAATGTTCACTGGACCAATCAGGAATCTGGTAGTTGCGGGTGGAATGTTTTATATGTTTGCTCATGGCATAATAATAGTGATATTATTTGGCTCAGTTGGAGCGGTTGAGAGAGCTACAAAGTCCAGAATAATAGGAGATCTTGGCGGACTGACCAAGAAAATGCCATATCTGGCTTTTATTATGACCGCCGGGTTCTTGGCCTCGCTGGGCCTGCCAGGATTTGCAGGATTTATAGCCGAGTTTTCCAT
Encoded here:
- a CDS encoding NADH-quinone oxidoreductase subunit M — its product is MSYLLLILLLIPLITSLILFFTRSKYSKYIAVAGTLVTLVYSIYLFTQFLFVSGYQLVLNISLSSQYGISFYLGLDGLSLPLVILTSIVLLIAVWYQKHTERENLYYGLLLFLEFGLMGVFISLDFFIFYIFWELVLIPGYFLVGRWGGSRKDYVSIKFLIYTHVGSLFMLLSIFTLYYYNGIQNYFTFSIPVLLQNIGSLHIPTLWSSFIVFGFMLAFLIKLPTVPLHTWAPDAYVEAPDSASMIFSGVMSKMGAYGLFRFILSFAPIMNSTEYYILLGLGILSLLYASLSALAQKDLKRLVSYASIGHMSFITIAVAIGIMFTGPIRNLVVAGGMFYMFAHGIIIVILFGSVGAVERATKSRIIGDLGGLTKKMPYLAFIMTAGFLASLGLPGFAGFIAEFSIIIGVYPFIHYLILLILVGVVLVASYHLWALQRAIFGPYNETLGNIKDMTRYEFWPMLMGVLIALFLGIYPTVLFKIITLFSGGA